Proteins from a genomic interval of Candidatus Binatia bacterium:
- a CDS encoding glycosyltransferase, producing the protein MVEFSVVIATKDRQQYLDRALASLETQTDAPEFEIVVVDNGSRDATAEVVARRARGPATLRYVAAPEPNRGKARNLGVGAARGRYVLFCDDDVQAPPGWIAAHASAHRAGGDVVVNGPILNVASYESRPKPTPANYSRAFLCTCNASLSREAFAGAGGFDEAFDLYGWEDTELGVRLRERGVRWKFAWDAYIWHIKPPAENTLAVEGRKAVEKARMARRFLAKHPSNRTRAATGAHPLNLMRARYFLPDWLLAFYAGVSTSRRAPQWVSSFVRAQFLDAMYVRELVRALDAADRTE; encoded by the coding sequence GTGGTCGAGTTCTCGGTCGTCATCGCGACGAAGGACCGGCAGCAGTATCTCGACCGGGCGCTGGCGTCGTTGGAGACGCAGACCGATGCGCCGGAGTTCGAGATCGTCGTGGTCGATAACGGATCGCGCGACGCGACGGCGGAGGTCGTCGCGCGGCGGGCGCGCGGTCCCGCGACGCTCCGTTACGTCGCCGCGCCGGAGCCGAACCGCGGCAAGGCCCGCAACCTGGGCGTCGGCGCGGCGCGGGGACGCTACGTCCTCTTCTGCGACGACGACGTGCAGGCGCCGCCGGGATGGATCGCCGCGCACGCCTCGGCGCATCGCGCCGGCGGCGACGTCGTCGTCAACGGCCCGATCCTCAACGTTGCGTCGTACGAGAGCCGTCCGAAGCCGACGCCCGCGAACTACTCGCGCGCTTTTCTCTGCACGTGCAACGCCTCGCTCTCGCGCGAGGCCTTCGCCGGGGCGGGCGGGTTCGACGAGGCCTTCGATCTCTACGGTTGGGAGGACACGGAGCTCGGCGTGCGCCTGCGCGAGCGCGGCGTGCGATGGAAGTTTGCGTGGGATGCCTACATCTGGCATATCAAGCCGCCCGCGGAGAACACGCTTGCCGTCGAAGGACGCAAGGCGGTGGAGAAGGCTCGCATGGCGAGGCGCTTTCTCGCGAAGCATCCTTCGAACCGAACGCGCGCCGCGACCGGCGCCCATCCGCTCAACCTGATGCGGGCGCGCTACTTCCTGCCGGATTGGCTGCTCGCGTTCTACGCCGGCGTCTCGACGAGCCGCCGCGCGCCGCAGTGGGTCTCG
- a CDS encoding SIS domain-containing protein, whose amino-acid sequence MDRALNYHEKRGFDELLADRRGLLDAPHYRAQVGAIVDAIVAALRAGKKVLWCGNGGSAAEAQHMAAELSGRFLRERPGLYSEALSVNSSTLTCIGNDYGYDRVFSRQVEAFVRAGDVVIGMTTSGTSPNVVLALEAAKERGAVTVAFTGNGGGKVAEVADISLVGPDGYAAIVQEVHQVMAHIVCDLVEQRLIFDEGMP is encoded by the coding sequence TTGGATCGAGCCCTGAACTATCACGAGAAGCGCGGCTTCGACGAGCTGCTCGCCGATCGGCGGGGCCTGCTCGACGCACCGCACTATCGCGCGCAGGTCGGAGCGATCGTCGACGCGATCGTCGCCGCGCTGCGCGCGGGCAAGAAAGTTCTCTGGTGCGGCAACGGCGGAAGCGCGGCCGAGGCGCAGCATATGGCCGCCGAGCTGTCGGGACGCTTTCTCCGCGAGCGTCCGGGCCTCTACAGCGAAGCGCTCTCGGTGAACTCCTCGACGCTGACGTGCATCGGCAACGATTACGGTTACGATCGCGTCTTCTCGCGTCAGGTCGAGGCCTTCGTTCGTGCCGGCGACGTCGTGATCGGGATGACGACGAGCGGCACCTCTCCCAACGTCGTGCTCGCGCTCGAAGCGGCAAAGGAGCGCGGCGCGGTGACCGTCGCGTTCACCGGCAACGGCGGCGGCAAGGTCGCCGAGGTCGCCGACATCTCGCTCGTCGGCCCCGACGGCTACGCCGCGATCGTCCAAGAGGTGCACCAGGTGATGGCGCACATCGTCTGCGACCTCGTCGAGCAGCGCCTGATCTTCGACGAGGGCATGCCGTGA
- a CDS encoding VOC family protein, producing the protein MPRFLHTSIFVNDMNESIDFYTNKLGLKLLDGPHHYPGNADMAFVGNDWGAYVELVYDLEEHPPYELGNRYEHLALEVDGDLTAYVAEARRKGVKILKDVYRSPSGTRAIAFVEDPNGIPVELLEPRQR; encoded by the coding sequence ATGCCTCGATTTCTCCATACGTCGATCTTCGTCAACGACATGAACGAGTCGATCGACTTCTACACGAACAAACTCGGTCTGAAGCTGCTCGACGGGCCGCATCACTATCCCGGCAACGCCGACATGGCATTCGTCGGAAACGATTGGGGCGCGTACGTCGAGCTGGTCTACGATCTCGAGGAACATCCGCCGTACGAGTTGGGAAACCGCTACGAGCATCTCGCGCTCGAAGTCGACGGCGACCTGACGGCCTACGTCGCCGAGGCGAGACGGAAAGGCGTCAAGATTCTCAAGGACGTCTATAGGTCGCCGAGCGGAACGCGCGCGATCGCCTTCGTGGAAGATCCCAACGGAATTCCCGTCGAGTTGCTCGAGCCGCGTCAGCGGTAG
- the hisS gene encoding histidine--tRNA ligase — translation MPERLSAPRGTGDFYPPESGRWNALEARIHALAARYGYGEIRTPVFESTDLFVRGVGEQTDIVEKEMYTFADRGNRSLTLRPEWTAPVVRAALEHHLVGSDPLRLYYIGPIFRYERPQKGRYRQSHQFGVECFGFEGPEADVEVIEMAWQLVRSYDIADATLHINSLGDENCRPRYRQALLDHFRPHLAAMSEDARRRAERNPLRLLDSKDPVDAPFVKSAPSLESFLCPQCREHFEAVKSYLDLAKIPYDVDPGIVRGLDYYGRTVFEIRSGVLGAQSSLCGGGRYDELVGSLGGPPTPAVGFALGLERFLMIVAASERGEEPARRGVQAIALGPQARAVLVPIVAELRRALDAPTFMDYRERKLLAHLKTADRNRARYALIAGTQELAAGQLVLRDLEHRSDRTVALDAARVVAELLVEAGSG, via the coding sequence ATGCCGGAGAGACTCAGCGCGCCGCGCGGCACCGGAGATTTCTATCCACCGGAGTCGGGGCGTTGGAACGCGCTCGAAGCCAGGATTCACGCGCTCGCCGCCCGCTATGGGTACGGCGAGATACGCACGCCGGTCTTCGAATCGACCGATCTCTTCGTGCGCGGCGTCGGCGAGCAGACCGACATCGTCGAGAAAGAGATGTACACGTTTGCCGATCGCGGGAACCGATCGCTGACGCTTCGTCCCGAATGGACGGCGCCGGTCGTGCGCGCGGCGCTCGAGCACCATCTCGTCGGATCCGATCCGCTGCGGCTCTACTACATCGGGCCGATCTTTCGTTACGAGCGGCCGCAGAAAGGACGGTACCGGCAGTCGCACCAGTTCGGCGTCGAGTGTTTCGGGTTCGAAGGGCCCGAGGCGGACGTCGAGGTGATCGAGATGGCGTGGCAGCTCGTCCGGAGTTACGATATCGCCGACGCGACGCTGCATATCAACTCGCTCGGCGACGAGAACTGCCGTCCGCGTTACCGCCAAGCGTTGCTCGATCACTTTCGGCCGCATCTCGCGGCGATGAGCGAGGACGCGCGGCGCCGCGCGGAGCGCAACCCGCTGCGGCTCCTCGACAGTAAGGATCCGGTCGACGCACCGTTCGTCAAGAGCGCGCCCTCGCTCGAATCGTTTCTATGCCCGCAGTGCCGCGAGCACTTCGAAGCGGTGAAGTCCTATCTCGATCTTGCGAAGATCCCGTACGACGTCGATCCCGGCATCGTGCGCGGCCTCGATTACTACGGTCGAACGGTCTTCGAGATCAGGTCGGGCGTTCTCGGCGCGCAGAGCAGTCTCTGCGGCGGCGGGCGATACGACGAGCTCGTCGGCTCGCTCGGCGGACCGCCGACGCCCGCCGTCGGATTCGCGCTCGGGTTGGAGCGCTTCTTGATGATCGTCGCGGCGAGCGAACGCGGCGAAGAACCCGCGCGCCGCGGCGTGCAAGCGATCGCGCTCGGCCCGCAGGCGCGCGCCGTTCTCGTGCCGATCGTCGCCGAGCTGCGCCGCGCGCTCGACGCACCGACGTTCATGGACTACCGCGAGCGAAAGCTGCTCGCGCATCTGAAGACCGCCGATCGCAATCGAGCCCGTTACGCGCTCATCGCCGGAACGCAGGAGCTGGCGGCGGGCCAGCTGGTCTTGCGGGACCTCGAGCACCGAAGCGACCGAACGGTGGCGCTCGACGCGGCGAGAGTCGTTGCGGAGCTTCTCGTAGAAGCGGGTTCTGGATGA
- the purH gene encoding bifunctional phosphoribosylaminoimidazolecarboxamide formyltransferase/IMP cyclohydrolase, producing MPEHASGAARKAALFSLSDKTGAAELARALHERGTEIYATGGTRAFLEERGVPARDVEELTGFPALFGGRVKTLHPKIFGAILYDRADPEHAATAQKYAIPEIVAVVVNLYPFEATVARKSSTLREAIEQIDVGGVGLLRAAAKNFEHVAVLTHPSQFDEYRRAVESDDVTPAMRRKFAIAAFERIAEYDAAISHYLATSGEVLPSELPGALALTLPLAKRLRYGTNPQERAAFYLDRVDRLPEQLHGKALSYNNLLDLDATLRLLSRAPLGAPFASERERFVRAGVVKHAVPCGVAQRSSVALAVREALDADPVSAYGGIVAADAPIDEAAAASLGEFFLEIVAAPDFDERALAILRKKRNLRVMRFDRSLPDALAHELRLRSALGGVLAEDDDPDAPAETWSVVSKVEPDAQQWHDLAFAWDVVRHVKSNGIVIVKEGTTRGICAGQTNRVSAVEIAAQRAGEKARGSACASDGFFPFPDGLEAAVAGGSTAIIAPGGSIRDDDVIAAADRLGVALVFSTYRYFLH from the coding sequence TTGCCTGAGCACGCCTCCGGCGCGGCGCGCAAGGCCGCACTCTTCTCGCTCTCCGACAAGACCGGCGCCGCGGAGCTCGCGCGAGCGCTGCACGAACGCGGCACCGAGATCTACGCGACCGGCGGAACGCGCGCGTTCCTCGAGGAGCGCGGGGTGCCCGCGCGCGACGTCGAGGAGCTGACCGGCTTTCCCGCGCTCTTCGGCGGACGCGTAAAGACGCTCCATCCCAAGATCTTCGGCGCGATCCTCTACGATCGCGCCGATCCCGAGCACGCCGCGACCGCGCAGAAGTACGCGATTCCCGAGATCGTCGCCGTCGTCGTCAATCTCTACCCGTTCGAAGCGACGGTCGCGCGCAAGAGCTCGACCCTGCGCGAAGCGATCGAGCAGATCGACGTCGGCGGCGTCGGTCTGCTGCGCGCCGCCGCGAAGAACTTCGAGCACGTCGCCGTGCTCACGCATCCGTCGCAGTTCGACGAGTACCGCCGCGCGGTCGAATCGGACGACGTGACGCCGGCGATGCGCCGCAAGTTCGCGATCGCCGCATTCGAACGAATCGCCGAGTACGACGCCGCGATCTCCCATTACCTCGCGACCTCGGGCGAAGTGCTCCCCAGCGAGCTCCCGGGCGCGCTCGCCCTGACGCTGCCGCTCGCCAAGCGCCTGCGCTACGGAACCAATCCGCAGGAGCGCGCGGCGTTCTATCTCGATCGCGTCGATCGCCTGCCGGAGCAGCTGCACGGAAAGGCGCTCTCCTACAACAACTTGCTCGATCTCGACGCGACGCTGCGGCTGCTCTCGCGCGCGCCGCTGGGCGCGCCGTTTGCGAGCGAGCGGGAGCGGTTCGTGCGGGCGGGCGTCGTCAAGCACGCCGTGCCGTGCGGCGTCGCGCAGCGCTCCAGCGTCGCGCTGGCGGTGCGCGAGGCGCTCGACGCCGATCCCGTCTCCGCCTACGGCGGCATCGTCGCCGCGGACGCGCCGATCGACGAAGCGGCGGCCGCGTCGCTCGGCGAGTTCTTCCTCGAAATCGTCGCCGCGCCCGATTTCGACGAGCGCGCGCTCGCGATTCTGCGGAAGAAGAGAAACCTGCGCGTGATGCGCTTCGATCGCTCGCTCCCCGACGCGCTGGCGCACGAGCTTCGTCTGCGCAGCGCGCTCGGCGGCGTCCTCGCCGAAGACGACGATCCCGACGCGCCTGCGGAGACGTGGAGCGTCGTTAGCAAGGTCGAGCCCGACGCGCAGCAGTGGCACGATCTCGCCTTCGCGTGGGACGTCGTCCGGCACGTGAAGAGCAACGGGATCGTCATCGTAAAGGAAGGCACGACGCGCGGCATCTGCGCGGGCCAGACGAACCGCGTGAGCGCCGTGGAGATCGCCGCGCAGCGCGCGGGCGAGAAAGCCCGCGGCTCGGCCTGCGCGAGCGACGGCTTCTTCCCGTTTCCCGACGGTCTCGAAGCGGCCGTCGCCGGAGGCAGCACCGCGATCATCGCTCCCGGCGGCTCGATCCGCGACGACGACGTGATCGCGGCCGCCGATCGCCTCGGCGTCGCGCTCGTCTTCTCGACCTACCGGTATTTTCTGCACTAA
- the rfaE1 gene encoding D-glycero-beta-D-manno-heptose-7-phosphate kinase, translating into MTPELMVPDARTLFERAGGRKILVVGDLMLDEWIWGTVTRISPEAPVPVVAVADHSFTLGGAGNVANNLRALRAKVVFAGTVGDDAFASHVRELLRNEQVDDAGVFTLADRPTTRKTRIVAHNQQVVRADWESTAPLSGSDRDALVAFVRERAAECDAVILSDYAKGLLGREIVEAARVCPLVLADPKPSNIALFRGVTCVAPNVAEASTIAGIAIVDDASLERAGMRLIEQLECRYAVITRGEHGMALFGRDGERLEIPSVARTVYDVSGAGDTVIAVLGLALAAGATIEQAMQLANFAAGAVVAKLGTATASPQEILALLEPAP; encoded by the coding sequence GTGACGCCCGAGCTGATGGTGCCCGACGCGCGAACGCTCTTCGAACGCGCGGGCGGACGGAAGATTCTCGTCGTCGGCGATCTGATGCTCGACGAGTGGATCTGGGGCACGGTGACGCGCATCTCGCCCGAGGCGCCGGTTCCGGTCGTCGCGGTCGCCGATCACTCGTTCACGCTCGGCGGCGCCGGCAACGTCGCGAACAACCTTCGCGCGCTGCGGGCGAAGGTCGTCTTCGCCGGCACGGTCGGCGACGACGCGTTCGCATCGCACGTCCGCGAGCTGCTGCGCAACGAGCAGGTGGACGACGCCGGCGTCTTCACGCTCGCCGATCGGCCGACGACGCGCAAGACGCGGATCGTGGCGCACAACCAGCAGGTCGTGCGCGCGGATTGGGAGTCGACGGCGCCGTTGAGCGGGAGCGACCGCGACGCGCTCGTCGCGTTCGTCCGCGAGCGCGCGGCCGAGTGCGACGCCGTGATCCTGAGCGATTACGCGAAGGGATTGCTCGGCCGCGAGATCGTCGAGGCGGCGCGGGTCTGCCCGCTCGTGCTCGCCGATCCGAAACCCTCGAACATCGCGCTCTTTCGCGGCGTCACGTGCGTCGCTCCGAACGTAGCCGAGGCTTCGACGATCGCCGGCATCGCGATCGTCGACGACGCGAGCCTCGAGCGCGCCGGCATGCGGCTCATCGAACAGCTCGAGTGCCGCTATGCGGTAATTACGCGCGGCGAGCACGGCATGGCGCTCTTCGGCCGCGACGGCGAGCGCCTGGAGATTCCTTCGGTCGCGCGCACGGTCTACGACGTCAGCGGCGCCGGCGATACGGTAATCGCCGTCCTCGGCTTGGCGCTCGCGGCGGGCGCGACGATCGAACAAGCGATGCAGCTGGCCAACTTCGCGGCCGGCGCGGTCGTGGCGAAGCTCGGAACGGCGACGGCGTCGCCGCAAGAGATTCTCGCGCTGCTCGAACCGGCGCCGTGA
- a CDS encoding biotin/lipoyl-containing protein — protein sequence MNERYSQETETLRELLEIMREHDLDTIKVKLGDAVYELSRRSEAGIAAPQYAAAPVASEPRGGADGANATKVLAPLTGVFYRAASPDATAYVEVGDRVEAGSVLCVLEAMKLFNEIQSDYAGTIVRVVPENGELVSQGDELFWIEP from the coding sequence ATGAACGAACGGTATTCGCAGGAGACGGAGACGCTGCGCGAGCTGCTGGAGATCATGCGCGAGCACGACCTCGACACGATCAAGGTGAAGCTCGGCGACGCGGTCTACGAGCTTTCGCGCCGGTCCGAGGCCGGGATTGCGGCGCCGCAGTACGCCGCCGCGCCCGTCGCGAGCGAGCCGCGAGGCGGGGCCGACGGCGCGAACGCGACGAAGGTGCTCGCGCCGCTCACCGGCGTCTTCTATCGGGCCGCGTCGCCCGACGCCACGGCCTACGTCGAGGTCGGCGACCGGGTCGAAGCCGGCAGCGTTCTCTGCGTGCTCGAGGCGATGAAACTCTTCAACGAGATTCAGAGCGATTACGCCGGAACGATCGTGCGCGTCGTTCCCGAGAACGGCGAGCTGGTCTCGCAAGGCGACGAGCTCTTTTGGATCGAGCCCTGA
- the rfaE2 gene encoding D-glycero-beta-D-manno-heptose 1-phosphate adenylyltransferase, producing the protein MNPADFFGRLLSLDEAVAWREGLRAEKRSVVFTNGCFDVVHAGHVEYLAWARAQGDALVVGLNDDDSVRRIKGESRPIVAFAQRAAVLRALRSVDVVVGFGERTPEVLIDRIRPDVHVKSAQYHEEELPERGVVLRHGGRIAIAPHVAGASTTDLIARILDAYSAHR; encoded by the coding sequence GTGAACCCTGCGGACTTCTTCGGGCGCCTGCTGAGCCTCGACGAGGCGGTAGCGTGGCGCGAGGGGCTGCGCGCGGAGAAGCGCAGCGTCGTCTTCACGAACGGATGCTTCGACGTCGTGCACGCGGGCCACGTCGAGTATCTCGCCTGGGCTCGCGCGCAGGGCGACGCGCTCGTCGTCGGCTTGAACGACGACGATTCCGTTCGGCGGATCAAGGGCGAGTCGCGGCCGATCGTCGCGTTCGCGCAACGCGCCGCCGTGTTGCGCGCGCTGCGCAGCGTCGACGTCGTCGTCGGCTTCGGCGAGCGTACGCCCGAGGTTTTGATCGATCGCATTCGTCCGGACGTGCACGTGAAGAGCGCGCAGTATCACGAAGAGGAGCTGCCGGAGCGCGGCGTCGTTCTGCGCCACGGCGGCCGGATCGCGATCGCGCCGCACGTCGCCGGCGCGAGCACGACCGATTTAATCGCGCGCATCCTCGATGCGTATAGCGCTCACCGCTAA
- the smc gene encoding chromosome segregation protein SMC: protein MKLKRIRSFGFKTFAEPTVLEFGDGVTAIVGPNGSGKSNLVDAFRWVLGETSTKSIRSGRLEDVIFSGNETRKPLGMAEVSILFDNADRKLPIEFAEVEITRRAYRVGESEYFINRTQVRLRDVVDLLTGSGLGPGSYAIVSQGQIDAILTSKPVERRALFEETAGIGRFIARKNESMRRLEKTEQNAIRVSDLISELGRRIPELETQMRRAKRYRKVVGRVRDLEILGYLRASATRRAEAETLREAAAKHEDLRSAAAAKAATLAGELANVRTQVYRGELALEELRSQAQTKRADLARIDAEYAASLARREALERQSTQTTQDVERVEQERVALNAAIAGLEERLRPLAREVETAREGELAAQTALAQARANLDAIFTRLREVEASAGEIAARRAERRVHAETLRAEAERLDKEERAARERAERLEIAAGAASHKLAERQKELAKREEELLAAGGLAEDAGRDAAQAQEDVARALATAREQSVDVRAAESRLHTIEELENSLEGHVPGTRAIVEAWQRKELNGIEGIVSNLITTDERYARALDVAFGARLSNVVTATSEDAERCVEFLNRTQAGRATFLPLDTLANRQGRQADEQLAGVPGVLGYAHALVRTKPRFAGIVNFLVGNVLIVDKLETGIELVRGRGLRDTIVTLNGEQITGGGAITGGRFQRERSILSRRFQAATLRDALAGMRAKLEEAERALRAAHRHAESAIERRDEARDRQARAEAAVVGLRAESAALQGEVDRAKADLEHARGALAELHAGAARSRELEREYERAEPEAERSDEERVRLEAELARVREEIAAAERAQSSATAGAAELRERAAAMTAERDAARARLGMLDADSERGGLAREEMLAQIASLVEETRTKHAHAEGLRGGVASLDASLEQSRNQREELVARQTALEAELRAAEQAERDTTASGERDRTRLAQVEAELGMLVSQFAQNPATDDECKDVETRYASEEDSVVDDLPRLRDELARLQANVNLNAEAEREEIAGREQFLRAQLDDLTKARETLLESIAAIERETQTQFNETFAEVSQSFASTYARLFAGGEAKMWQTQPENLSETGIEIAVRPPGKKAMPLAALSGGERAMTAAALIFALIATRPAPFYLLDEVDAALDDANIDRFCAMVKEFAMESQMLIVTHNKKTMEMADRIYGVTTREAGVSAIVSAELVREAEAMLA, encoded by the coding sequence ATGAAGCTCAAGCGAATTCGTTCCTTCGGTTTTAAGACGTTCGCGGAGCCGACCGTGCTCGAGTTCGGCGACGGCGTGACCGCGATCGTCGGCCCAAACGGCTCGGGAAAGTCGAATCTCGTCGACGCGTTTCGCTGGGTGCTCGGCGAAACGTCCACCAAGAGCATTCGCTCGGGACGTCTCGAGGACGTGATCTTTTCCGGAAACGAGACGCGCAAGCCGCTCGGCATGGCCGAGGTATCGATCCTCTTCGACAACGCCGATCGCAAACTGCCGATCGAGTTCGCCGAGGTCGAGATCACGCGGCGCGCCTACCGCGTCGGCGAGAGCGAGTACTTCATCAATCGCACGCAGGTCCGTCTGCGCGACGTCGTCGATTTGTTGACGGGCAGCGGGCTCGGCCCGGGATCGTACGCGATCGTCTCGCAGGGGCAAATCGACGCGATCCTCACGAGCAAACCGGTCGAACGGCGCGCGCTCTTCGAAGAGACCGCCGGCATCGGACGATTCATCGCGCGCAAGAACGAGTCGATGCGGCGGCTCGAGAAGACCGAGCAGAACGCCATCCGGGTCAGCGATCTCATCTCGGAACTCGGCCGGCGCATCCCCGAGCTCGAGACCCAGATGCGCCGCGCCAAACGTTACCGGAAGGTCGTCGGGCGCGTTCGCGATCTCGAGATTCTCGGCTACTTGCGCGCGAGCGCGACGCGCCGCGCGGAGGCCGAGACGCTGCGCGAAGCCGCCGCGAAGCACGAGGACCTGCGCAGCGCGGCCGCGGCGAAGGCCGCGACGCTCGCCGGCGAGCTCGCGAACGTGCGCACGCAAGTCTATCGCGGGGAGCTCGCGCTCGAGGAGCTGCGCTCGCAAGCGCAGACGAAGCGGGCCGATCTCGCGCGCATCGATGCCGAGTACGCCGCGTCGCTCGCGCGCCGGGAAGCGCTCGAACGCCAATCCACGCAGACGACGCAAGACGTGGAGCGCGTCGAGCAAGAACGCGTCGCGCTCAACGCGGCGATCGCCGGGCTCGAAGAGCGCCTGCGGCCGCTCGCGCGCGAGGTCGAGACGGCGCGAGAGGGCGAGTTGGCGGCACAGACCGCGCTAGCGCAGGCGCGAGCGAATCTCGACGCGATATTCACGCGCCTTCGCGAGGTGGAGGCGTCGGCCGGCGAGATCGCGGCGCGCAGAGCGGAGCGCCGCGTGCACGCCGAGACGCTGCGCGCCGAGGCCGAACGGCTGGATAAGGAGGAACGCGCGGCTCGCGAGCGAGCGGAACGTCTCGAGATCGCGGCGGGCGCGGCGTCGCACAAGCTTGCAGAGCGGCAGAAAGAGCTCGCGAAGCGCGAAGAGGAGCTGCTCGCCGCGGGCGGCCTCGCCGAAGACGCCGGACGCGATGCCGCCCAGGCGCAAGAAGACGTGGCGCGCGCGCTCGCGACCGCGCGCGAGCAGTCGGTCGACGTCCGCGCCGCCGAGTCGCGGCTCCACACGATCGAAGAGCTCGAGAACTCACTCGAAGGCCACGTGCCCGGCACGCGCGCCATCGTCGAAGCCTGGCAGCGCAAAGAACTCAACGGCATCGAAGGAATCGTCTCGAATCTGATAACGACCGACGAGCGGTACGCGCGCGCGCTCGACGTCGCGTTCGGCGCGCGGCTATCCAACGTCGTCACCGCGACCTCGGAGGATGCGGAGCGGTGCGTCGAGTTTCTCAATCGCACGCAGGCCGGCCGCGCGACCTTCCTCCCGCTCGATACGCTCGCGAATCGCCAAGGGCGGCAAGCGGACGAGCAGCTCGCCGGCGTGCCCGGAGTGCTCGGATACGCGCACGCGCTCGTTCGAACGAAGCCGCGCTTCGCGGGAATCGTCAACTTCCTCGTCGGGAACGTCCTGATCGTCGATAAGCTCGAGACCGGCATCGAGCTCGTTCGCGGACGCGGTCTGCGCGACACGATCGTCACGCTCAACGGCGAGCAGATCACGGGCGGCGGTGCGATTACGGGCGGGCGCTTCCAGCGCGAGCGATCGATTCTCTCGCGGCGCTTCCAAGCCGCGACGCTGCGCGACGCGCTCGCCGGCATGCGCGCGAAGCTCGAAGAGGCGGAGCGCGCGCTGCGCGCCGCGCACCGGCACGCCGAGAGCGCGATCGAGCGGCGCGACGAAGCGCGCGACCGCCAAGCGAGAGCCGAGGCCGCAGTCGTCGGACTGCGCGCGGAGAGCGCCGCGCTCCAAGGCGAAGTCGATCGAGCGAAAGCGGATCTCGAGCACGCCCGCGGCGCGCTCGCCGAGCTGCACGCCGGCGCGGCGCGCTCCCGCGAACTCGAGCGAGAGTACGAGCGCGCGGAGCCCGAGGCGGAGCGTAGCGACGAAGAGCGCGTCCGGCTCGAAGCCGAGTTGGCGCGCGTGCGCGAGGAGATCGCCGCGGCCGAGCGCGCGCAGTCGAGCGCGACCGCGGGCGCTGCCGAGCTGCGCGAGCGCGCCGCCGCGATGACCGCAGAACGAGACGCCGCGCGCGCTCGGCTCGGCATGCTCGACGCGGACAGCGAGCGCGGCGGGCTCGCGCGCGAGGAGATGCTCGCCCAGATCGCATCGCTCGTGGAGGAGACGCGCACGAAGCACGCGCACGCCGAAGGCCTTCGCGGCGGCGTCGCATCGCTCGACGCGTCGCTCGAGCAGTCGCGAAACCAACGCGAGGAGCTCGTCGCGCGGCAGACGGCGTTAGAGGCGGAGTTGCGCGCGGCCGAGCAGGCCGAGCGCGACACGACCGCGAGCGGCGAGCGCGACCGCACGCGGCTGGCGCAGGTCGAAGCCGAGTTGGGAATGCTCGTCTCGCAGTTTGCGCAGAATCCCGCGACCGACGACGAGTGCAAGGACGTCGAGACGCGCTACGCGAGCGAAGAGGATTCGGTCGTCGACGACCTGCCGCGCCTGCGCGACGAGCTCGCGCGCCTGCAGGCCAACGTCAATCTGAACGCCGAGGCCGAGCGCGAGGAGATCGCGGGGCGCGAACAGTTCTTGCGCGCGCAGCTCGACGACCTGACGAAAGCGCGCGAGACGCTGCTCGAATCGATCGCGGCGATCGAGCGCGAGACGCAGACGCAATTCAACGAAACCTTCGCGGAAGTCTCGCAATCGTTCGCAAGCACCTACGCCCGTCTCTTCGCCGGCGGCGAAGCGAAGATGTGGCAGACGCAGCCCGAGAATCTCTCCGAGACGGGCATCGAGATCGCCGTTCGGCCGCCCGGCAAGAAAGCGATGCCGTTAGCGGCGCTCTCCGGCGGCGAGCGCGCGATGACGGCGGCCGCGCTGATCTTCGCGCTGATCGCGACGAGACCGGCGCCCTTCTACCTGCTCGACGAAGTAGACGCCGCGCTCGACGATGCGAACATCGATCGCTTCTGCGCGATGGTCAAAGAGTTCGCGATGGAATCGCAGATGCTCATCGTCACGCACAACAAGAAGACGATGGAGATGGCCGACCGCATCTACGGCGTGACGACGCGCGAGGCAGGCGTGAGCGCGATCGTCTCCGCCGAGCTGGTGCGCGAAGCCGAGGCGATGCTTGCCTGA